Part of the Sporosarcina sp. FSL K6-2383 genome is shown below.
TCCCGATATTCTTTGAATTGTTTACCGAAATGCATAGGACCATCCCTCTCGTTTTTCACAACCGTATAGAAGAATAGAATGAATTATTGACAAACCAACGATACGTTGATAAAAAACTAATATTTGTTGGTTTCAAATAAAAATATTACTTTTACCACGACTAAGGAGGCGATTCATTGGAGAAATTAGTTCTTTACGTGCCTAATTTAGAAAAACAATTTAATGAAAGAAAAGGATTGCAGCAAGCCTCTTTCATTTCGAATACAACCAGTCACGTAAACTATATAAAGGAAGAAAGAAAACTATATATGAGCTCAGCCGTATTTGGAACACTTGAATTCCAAATTGTACTGTTGGACTTTGAAGAAAATAAAATAATCTTTAAAAGAAAAAAGGACCTGCCCCGAGGGATAAATGAAGAGCTATATGAACTACTAACTTCATGTCAACTCGAGTTCCAGCCAGTCCAACTTTCATTTGTCATGCACAGACCACAGCAAACAAAAATAAGATAACAGAAGCAGACTCAGGCGTGAAGAACAAAATATACACAAAGTAGCCATAGATGTGATAGAATAGTAATAATCGGAATATTCAATACAAGGAGGAGGAAAGATGCTATCCGTACAGCGTATGACACCTTTTTTTACAAGCCAAGAGGATTTTCGTCTTCGTTTAGTATTCGCTTATCAGTATTTCTCCATCATTAAAGGAGGAGAAGTGTTTCAATTCGTTCCGTCAGAGGGGAAAGAAATCGTCATCAATATGAAGAGTTTGCAGGTTGAAAACCTTGGAGAAGTATTCGTATTCCAACGAGGCAATCGATTTATTCGACTGCCACTCTACCAACTGCTACTCATATCAGACCTTCATATCCATTTGACAACGATTCTTGAAGGGGCACTCGATCTCGAAACAGAGTTGCTTGAGGTCGTCACACTTGAAGCGGTTGAAATCCTCGAACAATTAGAGAAGGAAAACCGACTACGCATGATTGACTACGCACTTGAAACGAATAATGTATCGTTGTTCAATGAATTGACGGAAGGACTGTCGTAATAGTGAAAAAGGGCATATGAAAAACACCAATCGTTAGCGACTAACGGATGGTGTTTTTTTGTTGTCTAGGAAATTATAAAATTTTCGTACGAGGTGGCCGAGTTTCCCCAGGGTAGTCGAGTTTACCTAAAAGGTAGTCCAGTTTGTCCGAAAGGTAGTCGAGTTCGCGAAAAAGGTAGCTGAGTTTCCCCGGGGTAGCCGAGTTTTCCTGAAAGGTAGTCCAGTATGTCCGAAAGGTAGCCGAGTTAGCGAAAAAGGTAGCCGAGTTTCTCCGGGGTAGCCGAGTTTTCCTAAAAGGTAGTCCAGTATGTCCGAAAGGTAGTCGAGTTCGCGAAAAAGGTAGCTGAGTTTCCCCGGGGTAGTCGAGTTTTCCTAAAAGGTAGTCCAGTATGTCCGAAAGGTAGTCGAGTTCGCGAAAAAGGTAGCCGAGTTTCCCCGGGGTAGTCGAGTTTTCCTGAAAGGTAGTCCAGTTTGCCCGAAAGGTAGTCGAGTTCGCGAAAAAGGTAGTCGAGTTTCCCCGGGGTCCAAGAATATACTTTTTGTAGTGGAACCCAGCGTAGGGGAAATATATAACTTGTCACCCTGTAATAAAATAAAGCATGACAACGAAAAGAGTCGAACCAGTCAATCCGAATAGAAAATCCTGCCATGTTAATCCATACTTTTTATCCTCTTTCATAATAATCCGCTCCTTTGTCGATTTCCCGGGAAATAAGTTGAAATTCATTTCCTCATGAATCGGTCCTTGCCAGAAGGATAGACAAGAAGACCATATTTTAAACAATGATGACTACATATCTAGTGCCTATTTATAGAGAAGTCGTGAAAAAACATACTGTTTCATGAAATATCAGGCGGGAGCCTCTAAATACCCCATTTCGTAATTAGTGTATGCAGGCTACCGCGTATCTATGCCTATTATTGATGTGCTAACAACAAAGTGGTGACTGTCTCAAAGAATTGAACTTCATTGGATGAAATAAATAAATTCTAGCTTTCTAGTCTAAATCGGATTGCCCCGTAATAGGTTCTACTTATCGCACAATTTTTAGTAAGTGCAGAATAGTAGTAAAGGGGAAATGAGAATTGAGGAACAATAAGTTCACTTCATTTTTCAGTGCATTTCTTGCATTGGCGATGGTCTTCTCGCTACTGGCGCCGTTATCGGCAACAGCAAATGTGAATGCACCGAAGCCATTCAAACCGGACAACCGGAATGAAAGCATCATGCAACTGAAAGCAGCAGTTACGGAGCAAGAGCAAAATCAGCTAAAGCAACTACAATTGCATCCAGATTTACAAGGTCTCAAGGGGAATGAAGAAGTGAGCATCATCGTCCATCTATCTGAAGACTCTGTTGGACTCGCACATGGTAAACAGCAGCTGAAAAATAAAAGTTTCACAGCAGCAGAACGATCGAAAGTGATAAAAAATGTGAAGACACAGCAAGCACAAGTGAAAAAGATGATGAAAGTTAAAAATATTAGCGTTAAAGAGAAGTTTACCTACGATACAGTATTGAATGGGCTGGCGCTCACTGTTAAAGCGGACGAGCTACAGGAACTACTCAATATTCCGGGAGTCACACTGATTGAACCTGATTTACTTATGTATGCACTCGACAATCCAGCAAAAGATGGACAAGTCGATGCAGCGATGTCAACAAGCACACCACATCTTGGCATTGAAAAGTTATGGGACAAAGGTATTAACGGGAAAAGTATTAAAGTCGGTGTCCTCGATACGGGAATCGACTACACCCACCCAGAATTTGAAGGGATTTATAAAGGTGGCCGTAACTATATTCAACATACAAGCCAATACGCACGACCGCGAGCGGATAATGATCCATACGAAACGACACCCAAAGACCGTGCGGCGACTACTCCGGAATTCGATGCAAGAGGGAGTTCCTTCTATACATCACATGGTACACACGTTGCCGGAACGATTGCAGCAATCGGTAACAATGCATATGGCATTAAAGGTTTGGCACCACAAGTAGACTTGTATGCCTACCGTGTCCTCGGTGGATACGGCAGTGGGGCAACATCAGGCATTATTAAAGGCATTGAAGACTCTGTAAAAGATGGCATGGATGTCATCAATTTATCACTCGGCGGATCATCTAACAGCGCCATCGCTGCGGATGCCATCGCCATCAATAATGCGATGATTGAAGGGACAGTCGCTGTTGTGGCAACAGGCAACTCTGGACCCGAGCGTGGCACAATTGGTAATCCCTCAACAGCAGCACTTGGTATTGCTGTCGGGAATTCAACAAATCCCGAAGTGGAACATACGGCAACAGTGTCTGTGAAGGTAGGCGCATATGAAGAAACGACTGACATCAAACTAATGGGTGTTAAATTCGGAGAAGATCTAGCGGCAGCACTTGCAGGTGACTTCGAGGTCGTTGCCGTTCCGAACATAGGAGCAGCAACAGACTACACGGGCATTGATGTTCAAGGGAAAGTAGTACTCGTTTCCCGTGGAGACATTGCATTTGTCGATAAAATCTCAGCAGCCAAAGCGGCAGGTGCATCTGCCATTTTAATTCACAA
Proteins encoded:
- a CDS encoding transcriptional regulator, whose protein sequence is MLSVQRMTPFFTSQEDFRLRLVFAYQYFSIIKGGEVFQFVPSEGKEIVINMKSLQVENLGEVFVFQRGNRFIRLPLYQLLLISDLHIHLTTILEGALDLETELLEVVTLEAVEILEQLEKENRLRMIDYALETNNVSLFNELTEGLS